Proteins encoded within one genomic window of Rhododendron vialii isolate Sample 1 chromosome 1a, ASM3025357v1:
- the LOC131325495 gene encoding protein SIEVE ELEMENT OCCLUSION B-like, translating into MGKFAGSGRTSTVPKTTSGSERTSTVPKTTSKQQLFKSHHQSMFAASSRSDLMLRQIKITHNPAGLEVDVRPILYYVEDIFSRITMAVRSNIPGVHGHAQKTEDKALHAGYIMLHALSEMITRISSEIAFKCEVGEDRHQTTFSLLNMLSIYPWEAKLVLTLAAFAVHYGKFWLLAPQSYPSKQLPIPMGNSLKQLKYFRPLKPDVVEALNNLFGAMLDLTRCMVAFKELPSAYVANDVPAFTAAKDTTPTVVYWTLRGVVVCMAQISGLSSTGYEDPNSFAQMLNKCHEHLKEQLDICNQIIDEKRNNESYEKLLKTFEMIHIDNMEVLKALIYAGDDQPPLFDGSSKTRANLDILRRKNVLLLISSLDISPDELSILKQIYNESRQRATRSDNLYEVVWVPILDRSVQQWTDQMQKKFETLQHTMPWYTVHHPSLIDRVVIRFVKERGHFRNNPILVVLDPKGRVASPNAIHMMWIWRSNALPFTSSREKILWEGETWKLDLLVNGIDQTVLDWISDEKHIFVYGGDDIEWIRRFTKTARFVAQSAHIPLEMVYVGKSSMKEKVRTIITAITNEKLSHAWPEPMIWCFWTRLESMLFSKIQIGRIDGDHDPMVQEIMKLLSYDKSTGGWAVLGRGSQVVVNGHGTKVMDTLLKYDVWKEHVATKGFERSFKDHHDMLHATEHPFFRYEFLRTSTGRMPESMKCPECLRAIEMSMAFLAAMMKILLSHSNEG; encoded by the exons ATGGGCAAGTTTGCAGGATCGGGGAGGACTTCAACAGTTCCGAAGACTACTTCAGGATCGGAGAGGACTTCAACAGTACCGAAGACTACTTCGAAACAGCAACTTTTCAAGAGTCATCACCAAAGCATGTTCGCGGCATCCAGTCGCAGCGATTTGATGTTGAGGCAGATTAAGATTACCCATAATCCCGCGGGCCTTGAAGTCGATGTCAGACCCATTCTCTACTATGTCGAGGATATCTTCAGTCGTATCACTATGGCCGTCCGTAGCAACATACCA GGCGTCCACGGACATGCACAGAAGACGGAGGACAAAGCTCTACACGCCGGTTACATTATGCTTCATGCGCTATCAGAAATGATCACAAGAATTTCCTCCGAG ATAGCATTCAAGTGTGAGGTTGGTGAAGACAGACACCAAACAACATTCTCTCTACTAAACATGTTATCAATCTACCCATGGGAAGCTAAGTTGGTGCTAACCCTAGCAGCCTTCGCAGTACACTACGGCAAGTTCTGGCTCCTAGCACCACAAAGCTACCCGTCAAAGCAGCTCCCTATTCCGATGGGTAATTCCCTCAAGCAACTAAAGTACTTCCGCCCATTGAAACCGGACGTCGTTGAAGCCCTTAACAATCTCTTTGGGGCCATGTTGGACTTGACTAGGTGCATGGTTGCATTCAAGGAGCTACCTTCTGCGTATGTTGCTAATGATGTTCCGGCGTTCACTGCAGCTAAGGATACTACTCCAACTGTTGTTTATTGGACACTGAGAGGAGTCGTGGTTTGCATGGCTCAGATCAGTGGGCTCAGTAGCACAGGCTATGA GGACCCAAATAGCTTCGCTCAAATGCTCAACAAATGTCATGAGCATCTTAAGGAGCAATTGGATATTTGCAACCAAATCATAG ATGAGAAGAGGAATAATGAATCCTACGAGAAACTGCTCAAAACCTTTGAAATGATCCATATTGATAACATGGAAGTTCTCAAGGCCCTGATTTATGCCGGGGATGATCAACCACCTCTCTTTGATGGTTCTTCTAAGACAAGG GCTAATCTTGACATTCTAAGGAGGAAAAATGTGTTATTGCTAATATCAAGCCTAGACATCTCCCCAGACGAGCTGTCAATTCTGAAACAAATCTACAACGAGTCCCGACAACGTGCGACAAGGTCGGACAACCTGTACGAGGTGGTTTGGGTCCCAATTCTGGATCGCTCTGTGCAACAGTGGACCGACCAGATGCAAAAAAAGTTTGAGACCCTACAACACACTATGCCATGGTACACAGTGCACCACCCTTCACTGATCGATCGTGTGGTGATTAGGTTCGTGAAGGAGAGGGGGCATTTTCGTAATAACCCTATCCTTGTGGTGTTGGACCCAAAAGGAAGGGTGGCGAGCCCCAATGCAATTCACATGATGTGGATTTGGAGGAGCAATGCTTTGCCTTTCACTAGCTCTCGAGAGAAGATTTTGTGGGAGGGAGAGACTTGGAAGCTTGACTTGCTTGTGAATGGTATTGACCAAACAGTCCTGGATTGG ATAAGCGATGAGAAACACATTTTCGTTTACGGAGGGGATGACATCGAGTGGATTCGAAGATTCACCAAGACAGCACGATTCGTTGCCCAATCGGCTCACATCCCTCTAGAGATGGTCTACGTCGGAAAGAGCAGCATGAAAGAAAAAGTTCGTACAATCATCACCGCCATCACAAATGAAAAGCTCAGCCACGCATGGCCAGAGCCCATGATATGGTGCTTCTGGACTCGATTGGAAAGCATGTTGTTTTCCAAGATCCAGATAGGTCGAATAGACGGCGACCACGACCCCATGGTGCAAGAAATCATGAAACTGCTGAGCTATGACAAGAGTACTGGAGGCTGGGCCGTGCTGGGTCGGGGGTCGCAAGTGGTGGTGAATGGACACGGGACCAAAGTGATGGATACTTTGTTGAAGTACGACGTATGGAAGGAACATGTGGCCACTAAAGGGTTTGAACGGTCGTTCAAGGATCATCACGACATGCTTCATGCAACTGAGCACCCGTTTTTCCGGTATGAGTTTTTGAGAACCAGTACCGGGAGGATGCCGGAGAGTATGAAGTGTCCGGAGTGCCTTCGTGCTATTGAGATGTCTATGGCTTTTCTTGCTGCCATGATGAAAATCCTACTGTCACACTCTAATGAAGGTTAA